The DNA region CGGCCACCGCAGGCTCGCCGTCATCGCCGGGCTCGCGGCCACCACCACCGGTGACGAGCGTGTCGAGGCATTCCGGGAGGCCATGCGTGCCCACGGGCTCGCCCTGCCCGACGTCTACATCGGCCAGGGGGACTTCCAGGCCGACAGCGGAAGGCGTGTTACCGAGCGTTTCCTGTCCCTGCCCGAACCGCCCGAGATCGTCTTCGCCGCCGACAACCTGATGGCGCTCGGCGCGCTCGACGCCATCCGGGCCCGCGGTCTGCGGGTTCCCGAGGACATCGGGATCGCCGCCTTCGACGACATCCCGTGGTTCCCGCACACCGACCCACCGATCACCGCCATCGCCCAGCCCACGGGCGAACTCGGCCGCGCCGCCGTGCGCGCGCTGGTCGACATCGTCGAGGGCCGCGCCCCGCAGTCCGTCACCCTGCCCGCCCGCCTCGTCGTCCGCGGCTCCTGCGGTGAGGACACCGTCACCCCGAGGGGCAACGCGTGAGCCGGTCGGTTGAGTTGCTGCGCATCGAGGGCGGACGCAAGTCCTTCCCCGGCGTCGTCGCCCTGGACGGCGTCGACTTCGACCTGCGCAGTGGCCAAGCGCACGCCCTGCTGGGCGAGAACGGGGCCGGTAGGAGCACCCTCATCAAGACGCTCTCCGGCGCCTACCGCACCGGCGGCGGCACCGTCTGCGCCGAGGGCGAACGGGTCCGGATCAACGGGACCGAGGACGCCGAGCGGCTCGGGATCGCCACGGTCTACCAGGAGTTCGACCTGGTGCCCGATCTGACCGTCGCCGAGAACGACGAGACGGCTCGGCGCGGTCAAGGCACTCGGTGGCAAGGCGGGCATCAGCGTGCCGGTCGTCGGCTTCGACGGCACCCCCGACGGTCTGAAGGCGGTCGGGGCGGGCACCCTGTACGCCTCCGTCGCCCAGCAGCCGAGGGAACCGGGCGGGATCGTCGTACAGAACGCGGTGAAGACCGCGGACGAGAAGAAGATCAAGGACGTGGTGAAGGTGCCGGTCAAGGCCGTCACCCGGGAGAACGTCGCCGACTTCTCCTGACACCGCTCCCGTCACGGAAGGCAGTACAGAACCATGCATGACAACGAGGGCCCCGCGCCCCGCCGGTACGACCTCCTGGTCGTCGGCTCGGCCAACGCCGACCTGGTCATCGGCGTCGAGCGCCGCCCCGCACCGGGGGAGACCGTGCTCGGCTCCGACCTGGTCGTCCACCCCGGCGGCAAGGGCGCCAACCAGTCCGTCGCCGCCGGCCGCCTCGGCGCCCGTACGGCGCTGCTGGCCCGGGTCGGGGACGACGCCCACGGGCGGCTGCTGCTGGAATCCCAGCGGGCCGCGGGCGTGGACACCGGCGCGGTCCTTGTCGGCGGGGCGCCCACCGGGGTCGCCGTCATCACCGTCGACCCCTCGGGCGACAACAGCATCGTGGTCTCCCCGGGCGCCAACGCCCGGCTGACCCCCGAGGACATCCGGGCGGCGGGCCCCCTGTTCGCCGCCGCCCGGGTGGTCTCCGTACAGCTGGAGATCCCCCTGGAGACCGTCGCCGAGACGGCCCGCGCCCTCACGCCGGGAACCCGGCTGGTCCTCAACCCGTCCCCGCCCGCCCCGCTGCCCGCCGACGTCCTGGCGGCCTGCGACCCGCTGGTGGTCAACGAGCACGAGGCGCGCTACATCCTGGGCATCCTGGGCCAGGAGGCGGGCAGCGCCCCGGAGGACTGGGCGCGCGCCCTGCTCGACCACGGCCCGCGCTCGGTGGTGGTCACCCTGGGGGCGGCGGGAGCCCTGGTCGCGGACAGCCGCGGGGGAGGCCCCGTACGCGTACCGAGTCCGAAGGTCCACGCGGTGGACACCACGGGCGCGGGCGACGCCTTCACCGCCGCCCTGGCCTGGCGGCTCGGGCTCGGTGAATCGCCGGCCGAGGCCGCCGCGTTCGCCGTGCGGGTGGGTGCGGCGGCCGTCACCCGGGAAGGGGCCCAGGTGTCCTTCCCCACCGCGGAGGAGGTTGCCGCGCTGTGAGGAGGTGCGCGCGGCCATCTCGGAGGCCGCCGCCCTGCTCGCCGCCCGGCTCCCGGGACTGGCGTACCAGCCGCACGAGGAGCTGAAGGAGCGTACGGCCCGGGCGCGTCTGGCGGTGCGTACGGGGGAGGCCCGTCCGTACGCCAACGCACTGCTGCGGTGCGGGATCTTCTTCTGAGAAGCCCGGTGATTGGTTCACCCGGCGGTCGGTGTGCTGTACAGGCATTCGCTCCGCAGGGCGGCCAATTGGTCTAGTCCTGTCTTGGTTCAGACCATTGACATGCCACCGGCGAGGTCGATATTCCGTACCCAACACCCGTGCGCAGCACCGCCGTTCGCGGTCCTGTGCCCTAGAGCTGGGACAGACATGAGACGCTCACGATCCGTCCGCGCGCTGGTGACCGCAGCCGTCACCGCGGTGGCCGCGGCAGGCATGGCCGTGCTGGGCTCCGGCACCGCCCAGGCGGCGACCCCGCTGCCGGACCACGTCTTCGCCCCCTACTTCGAATCGTGGACCGGTGAGAGTCCGGCGGCGATGGCGGCGGAGTCCGGGGCCAAGCACCTGACCATGGCGTTCCTCCAGACCGCGACCAGCGGCTCCTGTACGCCGTACTGGAACGGCGACACGGGCCTGCCGATCGCGCAGTCCTCCTTCGGCGCCGACATCGACACGATCCAGAGCAGGGGCGGCGACGTCATCCCGTCGTTCGGTGGCTACACCGCCGACACCACCGACACGGAGATCGCGGACAGCTGCACCGACGTCGACCAGATCGCCGCGGCCTACCAGAAGGTCGTCACGACGTACGACGTCTCGCGGCTCGACATGGACATCGAGGTCGACGCCCTCGACAACAGCGCCGGTGTCGACCGGCGGAACAAGGCCATCAAGAAGCTCCAGGACTGGGCGGACGCGGACGGCCGTGACCTGGAGATCTCCTACACGCTCCCGACGACCACGCGCGGACTGGCCTCCAGCGGGCTGGCCGTACTGCGCAACGCGGTCACCAACGGAGCGCGCGTCGACGTCGTGAACCTGATGACGTTCGACTACTACGACAACGCGGCCCACAACATGGCCGACGACACCGAGACCGCGGCCCAGGGCCTGTACGACCAGCTCGCGAAGCTCTACCCGGGCAAGACGTCCACCCAGCTCTGGTCCATGATCGGCGTCACCGAGATGCCCGGCGTGGACGACTTCGGCCCGGCCGAGACCTTCACCCTGGCCAACGCCACCCAGGTCTACGACTGGGCGGTGGTCAAGGGCATCAACACGCTCTCGTTCTGGGCCCTCCAGCGTGACAACGGCAGCTGCCCGGGCGGGCCGGCCGCCGACGACTGCTCAGGCATCCAGCAGAACACCTGGGACTTCACCCGCGTCTTCGCGCCCTTCACCAGCGGCACCACGGTGCCGGACGACGACTTCTCGGTGACCGCCACCCCGGCCTCCGGCACGGTGGCCGCGGGCAGTTCCGCCACCACCACGGTGAAGACCGCCGTGACCAAGGGTGCGGCACAGCAGGTGGACCTCACCGTCAGCGGGGTCCCCGCCGGTGTCACCGCCTCGCTCAGCCCCGCCTCGGTGACGGCCGGCGGTTCGTCGACGCTCACCCTCTCCACGACCCAGGCCGTCGCCTCGGGCACGTACCACGTCACCGTCACCGGGACGAGCCCGTCCGCCGGCCACGCGGCGAGCTACACGCTGACCGTCACCGGCGGTTCGGGCAGCCAGTGCACGGCGGCCGCGTGGGCCTCGGGCACGGTCTACACCGGCGGTGAGCGGGTCTCGTACAAGGGCCACACCTACGAGGCCAAGTGGTGGACGACGGGCGAGGAGCCCGGCACCACCGGTGAGTGGGGCGTCTGGCAGGACCTCGGCGCCTGCTGAGCCCGGGCCCGGCCGCCCCGCCGGCCCGTGACCGCGGGCGGCCGACGCTTCCCGGCTGACGCGGCGGCGGGCGTACGGAGGACAGCACAGGCAGACCCATGTGGTCCCGGACCGGGCGGTCCGGGACCACATGGGCGTGACACACAGCCGCTGGGCGGCCCGGTGATGTCGGCCGAGGCCCGGTCAACTCCCTCTTCTAACTGAAGGATCCATCCGGCAGCGACGGTGACGTCGGCAGGTACCGAGGTGCCCGCCAGGCGTCCAGCCGGTGTTCGACGGCGGCCCCCAGCGAGAGCAGCGCGGCGTCCTGGTGGTCGCCCGCCATCAGCAGCAGACCGACCGGCAGTTCGCCCACCGATCCGGCGGGGACGGACAGCGACGGGTAGCCGGCCACGGCCGCCGGGGTGGACGACGGGATCACGTCGTTGTCGCCGCGCGCGCAGTCCGTCGTCCAGGCCGCCGGATTCGCGGGTGCGGCGATGGCGTCCAGGCGGTGGGCGGCCATGGTCTCGTCGATGGACCGGCGGGAGAGATCGTTCAGCTCGGCGCGCACGGCCCGGTACGCGGGGTCGGTGGTCGGGGGCGCCGCGAGTGCCTCCTCGAACAACTCCTGACCGGCGAAGCAGGTCCGCTCGGCGGGATGGGTGCGGTTGAACTCGACCAGTCCGGCGAGGTTCCCCGGTCCGTCGCGGGTGTCGAGGTAGGCGTCGATGTCCCGGTGGAACTCGCTCAGGAGCGCCGGGAACTCCAGCTCCGCCAGCCGGTCCTGGTACGGCGGGGACACCTCCACCACCTGGGCTCCGCCGGCCCGCAGCCTCTTCGCCGTACGGGTCATCAGCGTGTCCACCTCGGCGCCGAGCGAGGGCAGCCGCCACAGGCCGATCCGCTTGCCGCGCAGGCTGCCGGGGCGCGTGAGCGCGTCGGCCGGGCGCAGACCGCTGCCCTCGCCGATCACCGACAGCGTGAGCGCGACGTCGGTCACGTTGCGGGCCATGGGGCCCGCGGTGTCCTGCTCGGCGGAGATCGGCACCACGCCCGACTGGCTGACCAGTCCGAGGCTGGGCTTGTGGCCGACCACCCCGTTCATCCCGGCCGGACAGACGATCGAGCCGTCGGTCTCGGTGCCGATCGCCACCTGTGCCAGCGACGCGGCGAGCGCGGCGCCGGAGCCGGAGGACGACCCGCAGGGATTCCGGTCCAGGACGTACGGATTGCGGGTCTGCCCGCCCACCGCCGACCAGCCCGACGTCGGCTCGGCGGCCCGGAAGTTCGCCCATTCGGACATGTTCGTCTTACCGAGGATCACCGCGCCCGCCGCCCGCAGCCGGGCCACCAGAGAGGCGTCCGTGGCGGGCGGGCGGCCCGCCAGCGCCAGCGAACCGGCCGTCGTCGGCATGTCGCGTGTGTTCACGTTGTCCTTGAGCAGGACCGGAATGCCGTCGAGCGGGCCCAGCACGGTGCCGCGGCGGTGTCTGGCGTCACTGGCGGCGGCCTGGCCGAGGGCGGTCGGGCTGACCCACAGGACCGCGCCGATCTTCGGATCGACGGCGTCGATCCGCCGCAGGTACGCCTGGGTCAGCGCCGACGAGGTCAGCGCACCGCGCTTCATGCGCGCCTGTAACTCCGGGATCGTCACCGTGTCGAGGTCCACTCCCAGGGTGCGCGGGGAACCGGTGGAGCGCGACGGTACGCCGTCGCCGGGGCCGGCGGCCTCCGCGCGCTGCTGGGGTACACCCACCAGGAGGGGCGCCACGACGAGGATCGCTGCCAGCGCCGTACTGCTTCGTCTGTTCATGGGGGCCAGGGCACTACACGGGGACACCGGGCGCAAGGGGGCGCGACCGGCGCCTGACCGGACCGTGCCGGGCACCGGATCCAGGGGATCGGAGGGGCGTCCCCGCGTCGGGCCTGCGGAGGTGAACTACCCGTCAGGAGTTGCGCGGACACGCCGATTTGGCCGGAACGACCCGGTAATCCGGCCGGTGAAGCGGTCTAGACCAATAGTGGGCAGGGCTCCTATTGTCAGGACTCGTGACCGCGCCCGGCCCGCCGGGCCGCCCCCGGTCCGGCACGGGTGGACCACGCCCTGTCCGGCCGCCCGCCCCTGCCCCTACTCCCTCTTCTGCCTCCTGCCCTAGCCGTACCTGCTGATGGGACCCGCTGGTGATCGACATCGTGGTGGTACTCAGGGCCGAGGACGCCGTCCTCGACTTCCTCTCCGTACTCACCCCGCCCCTCCCCGGAGCCGCCACCGCCCCGGGGGAGGACAACGCGACACACGTCCTGCTCGCCGACTTCGGCGACCACCTCGTCCTGCCGCCCGGCGTCCCGCTCCCCGAACGGCTCGGCATGCTCGCCGCCCGGGTGAGGGAGGCCGACGAGGACGCCGCCTCGCCCGGCCCCGATGTACTCGGCGCACAGCTCGCACGGATATCGGGGGGCCGCGGTGTGTGCGTGTGGACGCATTCGCCCGCGGACAACCGCCGCAGCCGGGGCCGCCTGGGACACGATGTCGCCGAGGCCCTCGACACGGCGGAGACAGGTGGGGGAACCGTCGTACGGCACGCCGTCGGCTACTCGCCGTTCCTCCAGTTCGTCAGCGAACTGGACCGGCCTCTGGACCGTGAACTCGTGGCCGCCAAGCTCGACTTCGTCAACCGGCACGCCCGGGACCTGCTCGACAGCGACTCCCCCCAGCACATGGTCTACACAGCCCGCGTGCCCGCCGCCGAGCGGTACTTCACAGCCGGGCCCGATGAGCGCCGACGGCTGTTCGCCCTGCTCGCGAGCCTGGACGACGAGGCCGCCTCCGTCCCCGACCCGTGGGAGTTCACCACCTCCCCCTACGAGACGGAACGGCTCGACGCCACCACCGCCTGGATCACCCGATTCCGCGACCCGGACGCGGGCCCGCTGATCGAGGTCGGCGCCTGCGAGGGGGCCCTCACCGCCCGGCTCGCCGGCAAGGGCCACCGAGTCGA from Streptomyces sp. NBC_01754 includes:
- a CDS encoding ATP-binding cassette domain-containing protein encodes the protein MSRSVELLRIEGGRKSFPGVVALDGVDFDLRSGQAHALLGENGAGRSTLIKTLSGAYRTGGGTVCAEGERVRINGTEDAERLGIATVYQEFDLVPDLTVAENDETARRGQGTRWQGGHQRAGRRLRRHPRRSEGGRGGHPVRLRRPAAEGTGRDRRTERGEDRGREEDQGRGEGAGQGRHPGERRRLLLTPLPSRKAVQNHA
- a CDS encoding ribokinase, encoding MHDNEGPAPRRYDLLVVGSANADLVIGVERRPAPGETVLGSDLVVHPGGKGANQSVAAGRLGARTALLARVGDDAHGRLLLESQRAAGVDTGAVLVGGAPTGVAVITVDPSGDNSIVVSPGANARLTPEDIRAAGPLFAAARVVSVQLEIPLETVAETARALTPGTRLVLNPSPPAPLPADVLAACDPLVVNEHEARYILGILGQEAGSAPEDWARALLDHGPRSVVVTLGAAGALVADSRGGGPVRVPSPKVHAVDTTGAGDAFTAALAWRLGLGESPAEAAAFAVRVGAAAVTREGAQVSFPTAEEVAAL
- a CDS encoding glycosyl hydrolase family 18 protein; its protein translation is MRRSRSVRALVTAAVTAVAAAGMAVLGSGTAQAATPLPDHVFAPYFESWTGESPAAMAAESGAKHLTMAFLQTATSGSCTPYWNGDTGLPIAQSSFGADIDTIQSRGGDVIPSFGGYTADTTDTEIADSCTDVDQIAAAYQKVVTTYDVSRLDMDIEVDALDNSAGVDRRNKAIKKLQDWADADGRDLEISYTLPTTTRGLASSGLAVLRNAVTNGARVDVVNLMTFDYYDNAAHNMADDTETAAQGLYDQLAKLYPGKTSTQLWSMIGVTEMPGVDDFGPAETFTLANATQVYDWAVVKGINTLSFWALQRDNGSCPGGPAADDCSGIQQNTWDFTRVFAPFTSGTTVPDDDFSVTATPASGTVAAGSSATTTVKTAVTKGAAQQVDLTVSGVPAGVTASLSPASVTAGGSSTLTLSTTQAVASGTYHVTVTGTSPSAGHAASYTLTVTGGSGSQCTAAAWASGTVYTGGERVSYKGHTYEAKWWTTGEEPGTTGEWGVWQDLGAC
- a CDS encoding amidase family protein, whose protein sequence is MNRRSSTALAAILVVAPLLVGVPQQRAEAAGPGDGVPSRSTGSPRTLGVDLDTVTIPELQARMKRGALTSSALTQAYLRRIDAVDPKIGAVLWVSPTALGQAAASDARHRRGTVLGPLDGIPVLLKDNVNTRDMPTTAGSLALAGRPPATDASLVARLRAAGAVILGKTNMSEWANFRAAEPTSGWSAVGGQTRNPYVLDRNPCGSSSGSGAALAASLAQVAIGTETDGSIVCPAGMNGVVGHKPSLGLVSQSGVVPISAEQDTAGPMARNVTDVALTLSVIGEGSGLRPADALTRPGSLRGKRIGLWRLPSLGAEVDTLMTRTAKRLRAGGAQVVEVSPPYQDRLAELEFPALLSEFHRDIDAYLDTRDGPGNLAGLVEFNRTHPAERTCFAGQELFEEALAAPPTTDPAYRAVRAELNDLSRRSIDETMAAHRLDAIAAPANPAAWTTDCARGDNDVIPSSTPAAVAGYPSLSVPAGSVGELPVGLLLMAGDHQDAALLSLGAAVEHRLDAWRAPRYLPTSPSLPDGSFS
- a CDS encoding SAM-dependent methyltransferase, whose translation is MIDIVVVLRAEDAVLDFLSVLTPPLPGAATAPGEDNATHVLLADFGDHLVLPPGVPLPERLGMLAARVREADEDAASPGPDVLGAQLARISGGRGVCVWTHSPADNRRSRGRLGHDVAEALDTAETGGGTVVRHAVGYSPFLQFVSELDRPLDRELVAAKLDFVNRHARDLLDSDSPQHMVYTARVPAAERYFTAGPDERRRLFALLASLDDEAASVPDPWEFTTSPYETERLDATTAWITRFRDPDAGPLIEVGACEGALTARLAGKGHRVEATEPNPDFRARLAEGPGAEETVRVHSDGLETLAGTRRLAGAAYLLIEMLYYGQDLDLLTALPTGLVFVALEPEVLDATLRPWLATAPDWEQMDETVLVRPALETVCGGRAHLRKRGSTGVLLRRRPTLDRRPASS